CTGCCCCTGGTGTAAACCAGGCTCCTCAACACCCAGTCATCAAGGAGGGGAACAGTGAGGCAGGACGAAACCACGTGTCTGCATCCTTGCCGCTGGATGATGGAGAAGAGCAATCAGATCTGACTGATCTTTGAGTCTTGCCTGCTCCGACATTCTAGAATTCTAGGTGTCTAATGCTCATTACCTAGATATGCACAGGAACCAAAAAGGCTACTTGCTATTGGACTGACAACAGAGGAAGAAAAGCCCACATTTATCGGATTATCTCTTGGCCAGGCATTGTGTTaggcattttatacatttaattcTTGCACGAATCCTGCAAGGGAGGTGCTAGACCTGTTTGCAGAGAagggaactgaggctctgagaagctAAGCAGCTTAACCAAGGTCACAGAGTTTGTATGTAGCTAAAGTGTTTCAACCCACCCACCTGACTCCAAAACTCATGCTCTTTCCGCAGTATCAAAATCGTCCGGGTGTGAGATGGGCAAAGCAATAATATATCCTGGGGAAAGGCATAGAGGGTAATGACCACGAGGTGGGGAAAAGTCAAGAAGACTCATAAAGGCAGTCTCTCATTTTGGAGAACGGCCAATGAGGTGACGCGCTGCAGGTGACAAAGGGGCAACCCTACCTGCTGCTGTGTGAAGCTATTAATGAAGTCCGTTTGTTCCAAGACAGACTATGTGACCTTACCCCTTGCTCCTGCTGCTCTCATTTTCcatcagtcttaaaaaaaaaagccaatgacAATAGTCATTTTTACTTTGCCACCACACGTGATGCTCGACTCTTGCCAGCACTATGGTGAGCACTTTCAATGCGTGAAATCAAtactatcatccccattttacagtagAGAAAATTGAAGCTTAGGAAAGTTCACTGGTAAGTGATGGAGCAGAGGTTTGAACCCGGCAGTCTAATTTCTGACTTAGGAGCCTGCACACTTCTACCCTCCAGGGTGAgctctctctgctctctcttctgACCAGCACACTTACTCACTCTCGTGttctgttttacacacacacatgcacacacgcacacacacacacacacccctcctgtCCTGGCTCCTCGctttccctcctcctgcctttccCTCCACAGAAGAGATGCTGAAACCTAACCTCCACTGCGCTCTCTTGAGCTGAGACGGCCCCGCCCACCCTTTTCTAGGACCCGAGGGGCAAATCCCAAAGTAACCCACCAGGCATCCACCTTCTCTCATCCACAAGAAAGACctcccctgtccccttccctgctCTAAGCTGCCCTTACGTCTCCCCCATCACTGAAAGGGGCTTGTCACCCAGCTTCCTCCGAGGGGAACGTCAGTAACCTCGTCTGTATCCCTGTAGTTGGATTGTTTTCTGGAACATTCAGTCCTGGGTTCCTCCTTGAAGCCTTGAACCTTTTATTCTGGTTGACCCCGAGTCCATTCTAAGCATTTCACCTTGTATCTAAAAAAAGGTTTCAGTATAGAGGGTACATCTGGGGCTTGTCTATCTAAACAGTAAGAAGACATTTGGCAAGCCCGGGCTCCCGCGGCTTTATTCGGCCGTGACTCAAGAGCAGCGTGGAGTCCCTGGGCAGCCGTGGGTAAGCACAGCCCTACTTAGAAAGATGGCGAGCAGGGGAGACCGGAGACCGGAGCTGCGGAGTATAAAAAGcctgcagaggaggaagagaaaggttCAGGAGAGAAGGGCTGGCCCCTCCAAGCCACGGCCACCATGACTGCGATGTGTGGAATCAGGAGTGAATGTGAACAATCTAATACGTGAGCACAGCACTAAAACCACAGCCAGGGCGCAGAAGAGGAGGGAGAACGAGATGGCGAGTCCAAGAGCTGTGCGCACAAACCCTCGGACACCTCCCGTGCACACAGGCACCGCAACACACGCCAGCCCTGCACACGGCGTCCCTTTGATCCCAGCTTATTCATCCCCATATTCCCAGGGGACAACCAGCTCTGGCAGAAGGACCCAGCCTCGGGCACTGGTCCCTGCTGCTGTCGAATGCGTCTCactgctgggctcgttcaaggcCGCCACCCCTCCCGCCTTTCTCTGCTCAAAGCAACCCACTTTCCTTCCTCTTGCCCCGCTGGAAACCAGCTCTGGCCTGAGCTTCAGACAGCGCTTTGGGGAGACACCAAGTATCCCCTTCAAGTTAGAGAGTGAATCTCCCAAACCTAAGTCCCGGCTCCCCTCcataggggtgggggtggggcggagcACCAGAACCTGGGGCCTCTAGAGGACGTTTGGACTCTCCCAAGCATCTGCTTCCCTATTGCCAGCTATCCCTACCTGCTGCGTGACCTATCTACAGCCGCTCAGCCACAGCGCCCTGGGAGaggtctcctttctcctttcctttaaaGCCCCACCTTTCTTTGCCCTGAGAATGAGAGCCCTCCGTGTCTGCCCTGTTCCCTTTTCCCAGGAGCAATATTCTGCCCTGGACTCCACGTGTCCACTATCCGATCTCAGACTACTGCAGTCACACTCATGTCTTTCAACCTCCCTCTTTCCTAAGAGGTGCCCTATCGCACAGGACTGGAGCAGGTGGTGTAGACGTCCACTTACTCTGCTTATTAGGAACCACTGCACCCCACCCGCTTTCCCTTCACTGCTAGCACCTCCTGGGTATAAAGTTCACCTGTGTGGTCTTTGGGAAAAGGGGAAAGGCAAACAACGCATCCTCAGGACAGAGAAGTACCCTCCGGATCCCCACCTCCCACAGAGGTCCCTGTTTCTTCCTCTACCTACACACTTCCTGCATGTGGGGGGCCTCCCTGGGTTCCCTCCCATTCACACACACTTCCTGGTATGGGGCCTCTAACCTTGTGTCCCACAGAGCCCTGAatcatccttcccttcctctttatCTCATTAGTCTCTCCTATGACTCAGCCACACACTCATGGTGCAGGTGAAGGAAACAGCGTCCTGGCCCCGGCACAGCAGTTTGGTTAAAGTTCCCTTCTTTGGCATCATAgagcctgggtttgagtcctggtTCTGCTACTTACTAGTTGGTCATATGATATATACAAGTAATCATACAAGTAACCATGGGCAAGCTTCAGTCTCATCACCTTTGTAATGGGGAATTTATAACACCGCCTGGACTTGTTAGGAGAATTGATTGGCATTATGCAGAAAAGCCCCAGTACCGTGCCTAGTGTATAGGAAAATATCGATAAGCAGTAGCTATTTTTATTAGCAAGGAAATATCATCATAGTTTTGACCTAAAAAGCAAGGACCAAGTCACAACTGTGACATTTCATGGGGATTTCGAGGCAAGTGTTCATGTAGGCCAACGGCCTGGCCTGAAGGTCTGAATATATGAGTTTCTAAATAATGGAAAAACATTATTGATAAACTGATCGGCGTCTTACGATTTTAACTACTCATTTGTGAAGGAAACAGGAACTGCCAGCTCTCTGTATGAAACAGAGGAGGGGGTGAGAATAAAGGAATTAAGTTTGTTTAGTTGGATGATTCTCTGTTAGAAATCGTCTGAATGCCCCTTAAAATACCATTGTCTCTTGATCACAGGGAAATCAGCCCATTCTCACTGTCAGCAGAGCCATTTGGGTCACTGCCTTGGGTATCCTATTGGTTGGGCCAGTGACTGAGGACAGCCAGTGACAATAAGGATGAGAGCACAGATGGGTCCATGCCTCCGGGTGGGCCTGATGTGGGTAGAACAGTCACACCGGTGGGCATGCACATCTGGGCTCAGGGGGACACTAAGGTCTGTGACCATAGGTCCCAAATTCTCTGGCAATATCTCCATTCACATCATTTCCCCCAATAACACTGGACCATTAAATACGTCCAGaaacttgatttcttttttaggcCTTGTTAGATTTCTTATGTCAATTCacaaatatgaaaggaaaaagtcatttgtCACCCTCTCTGAGAAATTACACATCTGGAAGTTATAGTCACCAAGCTGCCAGATAACCATTTAATAAAATGGTGGGGGGTTATTTATTTCTTGGATTGAATGACAAAATTGCAGTAGGCAGCTTTGTCTATAAGCCCGGCTGCGGGTGAGTCAGAAGCACACTCGCCGCCCCCTTCTCCTCCGGCAGCTTTCATTTGTGGGCTAAGAGTACGTGATGGGAGGGGTAAGAGAAATGAGAGGCATTCACGTAACCATATTAGCTTCCTCTCCACGGAGGCTTCTGTTTACATGTTAGTTTGCTGAGGTCCctgctgtgtggggtgtgtgttcCTTAGAGAAGGAACACTTTTAATAGAACATCACAAAGGGGAGGCTGACAGTGCCCCTGGGTGACAGCTGATAACCATCTCACACACACAATcatgtgtgcacgcacacacacagaaacacagggaAGAACACTGTGAGCAGGCTTCACAAAGAGAAAAGCAaccgggtgggggaggggaggatgatCCTGGGGGCACGAGGCATAAGGGCTGTTTACCTTCCCATAGATCCACCGTCTGAAAAATGTCAGTGGTCCTGACGCCATAGATCTCCGCAGCTTTTAGGAACTGGGAGATTTGCTCCATCTGCTTAAAAGCCATCTTTGACTCTGAGATCTTGGGAATGGGCTCTTGTCCTGGTGGGTATAAACTGTTTATCAGCTTGCACAAGACctgaggagggaaagggggagacAGAATCAGTATTTCTCTTTGTGTGTGCTTGTCCCTAATGCAAAATGAGTCTTAGCCCCCACGGGGCACAGCCCACAGGTTAGGGCATGGGCAAATCTTGCACCCCAGGAAGGCATGGGCTCTGGGCTGGGGGGCCAGGCTACCATACCCAGCCCTAAAGACCCAGGCGACCCCACTTTCAGGGCTTCTCCTGACTGCAGTGCATTCAGTAGCCTGGGAATCCTCTTCCTCCCTcgctcctcccttcctttttctggGTGAGCGAAAGAATGTTTACAGAGAGGGAATGATGTGCAGTGATGAGGCCATGATTTCAGACTTTCAATGGAGGGATGAGTTAGGGGTTCCCAGGAGAGGCTGAAGGATAGAGTCTAATATTATTTCTTCTATCAAAAGGCAGGTCAGAATCAGGCTTCAATAACTCATCCGGTAAGGGCTAGTGATATGTAAAAGAACCGAACGGGGTACCCTCCTCCCAGAAACCTATAACCCAAGTGCTGGGCACAATCCAACAGACGCGTGGGCTAGCATTATGTAACAGCAAGCACAGCCTGCGAGGAAAGACAGGCTTGTTGGAATCAGTAGAGCCTGTGGTACCCAACCCCCCAAACACACAGGAGGATCTCCATAGAAAAGCAGTTATCAAATAAGGATTCCCTTCAGTTTCATGAGAACAAATCCATTCAACAGACAGGCATTGAGCATTCCCAAGGAGTATGGCTCCAGGAAGGATGGAAGGTGGTTagtcctccccctccaccccttcctttgTTTTACTATGTAACCAACCTATTCCCCTGGGGGAAGGGATGGCCCCAGAGGAGCTGATACACCAAGAAGACTGGAGAGATCTCAGAGAAATGCTTATCTCTATTCTCATTGGAAAGAGCAAAAGGGCTTTAAACTGGCCAACAACTCAGAAGGAAGCTGCGATATCTGGGATGGGTGGAGAATCCTCTAATCTGGCGAGGGAATTGTGCAGGGAGCACAGATCTTCCAACCGCGAAGAAATAAAGGCATCCCCGTCCCCCCCCCCGTGAGACAGAGCTTGGCAGACGCAGCTGCTCCCGCAGCCTCACGTTAAAGAAGACCCTGGAGTGTTTTCCCTGCCCACCGCCCCAGCAACCAAGATCGCTGCCAGCCTTACCGTCCCGTCCATCAACCATTTCTGAAAATGGGCCCTGCCGGGGGGCGGGTGCTCTATGTCCTCGGCGCACTGCAGGATGATCCAGTCCACCAGCTTGTTCTCCAGGTCCGCGTCATACTTCTGCTCGATCTTCTCCTGCACCTCTCGGCTTAAGCCGTAGCTGGGACCCCTGTTAGCCATCtctgcaagagaagagaggaCACGCGCGGCATCCACACAATAGCAGCAGCAGCCCGGCTCCCCGCAAACGGGGCTGGGATGTGGCTGGTCGGCCTGGCCCGGCAGCAGCAAAGCGGGCAGAAAGCCGGGCGTGGTTTAAATCGAGGAGCCAATGAAGCCACTGGGGTTTCACCtacaaacaggaaagaaaagcgcAGCCACGCGCCAGTGACTCTTAGAATAAAGCCCCTGCCGGACCAGGGGGGCTGGAACCCCCCTCTCAGTCCCGCCTATCAGATGTACCAGGACTCACGATCAAGCCTGAAGCCCCAGGCAGCGAGGGGGCGGGGTGGTGGtctttcttgcctcttctccGGAGCACTTTGCAAAGGCAGGAACCCTGAGATGAGAAAGAGCTGGTAATTAACACGCAGAGAGGAAGGCCCCCTGGACGTTGAGCTGCTGATGCTGCATCGCGCCTGGAAGAATGGTACACTGATTCGATTTTCTCATGGCTGAGGAGAGTCAAACCAGGGCCGTTGCTAAGAGCCGTCCAAAAAGCCAGCCCTCTGGTATGTCAGTCAAGGccccccgcctccctccctctgaGAGCTGCTTTCTCAGACACACaattccttccccttctctgggGGACGGCCGATTGGACACCAGGCCAGAGCACAGCTGCACAGGGGATGGGGTTTGGGGGAGGGTCCATTGTGTCAGCTGTCCATCTGTCAGGACTTGCCAAACCTCTTTCCCCCTGCCTTGAGGGAACAGTTGTCTGGCGGGGCGGGAGGGGCCGAGCTGAGAGCTGCAACCATGAACTTGTTCAGCTGCCAACCAGATTTGATCCAGAAACTTCCATCCTGGTGGGAAACTGTTGTGCCTCGGTTTGACTTAGTAAAGGAATGTAGCGttttaacacaattttttaatCGAAAAGACACTGAGAGCACATTTTATAAATTCATGGAGCTCAATGCACTAAGAACTCTTGAAGCAAAAGGTCTGGTTAGAGCATAACGGTTGCATCTGTTTATCTTAGTTAAGGACCAGGAAGGCACAATTGACACACTATCCATGGGAACTGAGTGTTTGGTGTGAACAAATAAGACCTCAGGAGAAATCATGAGACCTAAGTTGGCCTGAAATTTTTATAACTGCTGGAGGGCTTGGCAGTTTGTCTTCCCAGACTGTAACACGCTTAGGGGTAAAGACTGAGTCTTGTTGGTGTTGTCTAAGTCTCTGGGTAATTTTCATGAGAAAAATACCACACATTTTGTTCTTTGGTCCAttcaacattttctcttttttttttttttttgagcacttaACTCTGCCAAGTATTATActggagagaaataaaatgatttttttccttgagaaAAGAATGATCAATTGATTCAGGAACATTAGCGCAAACAATTCTAGGACATGGGATAGTGATTTTTCTCCCCGTGGGAAATTGATGAGAAGCTATGCAGGAAATTACCTCAAATAATACATGTATTGAGAAAAATCTCCTGCCGGCTGGGGCCTGGACTCGAGAAAATTTAATTACTCAGTAGATATGTGGGTGGTTTGCCTGAGAAAAGACTTAGCGGTCAGTAGCTGAAGGCACAAGAGACAGAATGCTGTAAAAAACAAATGCTCGTGAGAGAATCAGAGATTTGAGAAGAGCAGAAGGTTTAGGAAAAGGCATGAGAAAGGCTGGCGAAGGGCGGGCCTGGATGCTGCGTGGAATCGTGAGGAAGCTCTGAAGACAGCAGACCTGGCTCTGGAGGCTTGGAGCTGAAGGGAAGAGTTTAGAGCAGGGAAATTGTCAGCAGAATTTCAGAAGTCACTCAGCTGAGTCTTGGGTGGCAGCAAGAAGGTCACTTCTAACCTGGGACTAAGAAAACAGAGACCCAAACAGAAAGCATGTTACTTCCTCCTTGGCTTGGAATTGCTCTGAGGGAGATGTCAGTTTGTTATCTCAAGCCAAAAACAATTCTAAAAGATGTACCTTtgcctccccccccccttttttttccagaCTGTTATACAGATTTTTGTACCCAGAGGTTTTTTCCCATTGTAACAAAATATGTGGGGTGCTGTAAGTGAATGATCAAAATCACGGCTCTGGAGAGGATACAGTGGCAAAGAGGGGTGTCCATGCAAGGCATAGGTTAGAAGTGTCCAAAAATCCACAGGAAGTCTTTAGAGAAAAAAACCCGCTTGATCCCCTGGGGACTGACAGTGGAAATTGGCTCAATTTTCCGTATCCTGAATGCATTTTAATATTATAGTTAattttttcaacaattttttaaagggtCTATGtatctgagattaaaaaaaagaatgaatgagacATGACAGCATGGTCTAGTAGCAAATTAAACTTGTAAAcagtaaatgaatcactatgctgtacaccagagactaatacaactttgtaaatcaactatacttcaattttttaaaaaaaggtgaaaatagTCTAGTGTCAACAAAGGAAGGGTTAAAAGGAAGAGCCACACAGAAGGAAAACTATAGCTGGAATGTCAGGCAGGCTACAGATCTTCAAATAGTATGCTTGCAAGTGTCCAtggttaaattttcaggaattttgaaaGCCAGTTGTTAAACTCAGCCACCATAAGCAATTAAATGATGTAAATTTATATTTGAATAAATTATATCACAAAAAAGTCGCTGCCTaatttattttgctgtatttgaCTATCTCGCatgtttttaaacatatttatgtttattgtctCTATATTGTGTATATGCTATA
This portion of the Vicugna pacos chromosome 1, VicPac4, whole genome shotgun sequence genome encodes:
- the TAGLN3 gene encoding transgelin-3, with translation MANRGPSYGLSREVQEKIEQKYDADLENKLVDWIILQCAEDIEHPPPGRAHFQKWLMDGTVLCKLINSLYPPGQEPIPKISESKMAFKQMEQISQFLKAAEIYGVRTTDIFQTVDLWEGKDMAAVQRTLMALGSVAVTKDDGCYRGEPSWFHRKAQQNRRGFSEEQLRQGQSVIGLQMGSNKGASQAGMTGYGTPRQIM